The following are encoded in a window of Limibacter armeniacum genomic DNA:
- a CDS encoding MarC family protein — MFDFKEIVSVSLILFSVIDMMGNIPIIINLRAKEGHIESEKATLVAGVIMIAFLFVGEKLLGLLGIDVASFAVAGALVIFFLGLEMILGITIFKEDPNSTSGSIVPLAFPLIAGAGSLTTILSLKAAYGQFNILIGIILNLVLVYAVLKGSKWIQSKLGDNGTGVLRKIFGIILLAISIRLFKDNIMNL, encoded by the coding sequence ATGTTTGATTTTAAAGAGATTGTATCCGTATCACTGATTCTTTTCTCAGTGATTGATATGATGGGAAATATTCCGATCATCATTAACCTTCGTGCAAAAGAAGGACATATTGAGTCAGAAAAAGCAACACTTGTAGCTGGGGTTATCATGATAGCCTTCCTATTTGTTGGTGAAAAACTGCTAGGGTTATTAGGTATTGATGTAGCCTCGTTTGCAGTAGCTGGTGCATTGGTCATCTTTTTCTTGGGACTTGAAATGATTCTAGGTATTACCATCTTCAAGGAAGATCCTAACTCAACAAGTGGATCAATTGTGCCGTTAGCCTTTCCTCTAATTGCAGGAGCTGGTTCACTGACCACAATCCTTTCACTTAAAGCTGCCTATGGTCAGTTCAATATCCTCATCGGTATTATCCTGAACCTTGTATTAGTATATGCTGTTTTGAAAGGGTCCAAATGGATACAATCAAAGCTTGGTGACAATGGTACAGGAGTTTTAAGAAAAATCTTCGGCATTATTTTGCTGGCTATTTCCATCAGGCTGTTCAAAGATAATATTATGAACCTCTGA
- the dapF gene encoding diaminopimelate epimerase, translating into MKLTFYKYQGTGNDFVMIDDRNEQFDINDQKLVELLCHRRFGVGADGLILLRNHTEHDFEMVYFNADGKVGSMCGNGGRCTVHFAHFLGLFNNSTTFWAADGLHEAFIEDGLVHLKMNAPAEIEQGDDYFFMDTGSPHYVQFLPEVMELDVFKEGRNIRYNDRFKATGTNVNFVEQTAPQSLTVRTYERGVEDETLSCGTGVTACAIAASLQGASSPVAVKVMGGQLQVSFDKEGEQYSNVFLIGPAQMVFKGEWSL; encoded by the coding sequence ATGAAATTAACATTCTATAAATACCAAGGCACTGGAAATGACTTTGTCATGATTGATGACCGCAACGAACAGTTTGATATCAATGACCAAAAGTTGGTAGAGTTGCTTTGTCATCGCCGATTTGGTGTAGGTGCAGATGGATTAATTTTACTCAGAAATCATACTGAGCATGATTTTGAAATGGTATATTTCAATGCTGACGGAAAAGTCGGGTCCATGTGTGGAAATGGCGGAAGATGTACAGTACACTTTGCTCACTTCTTAGGATTATTCAATAACAGCACAACTTTCTGGGCAGCGGATGGACTACATGAAGCTTTTATTGAAGACGGACTCGTACACCTCAAAATGAATGCTCCTGCTGAAATTGAGCAAGGGGATGATTATTTCTTTATGGATACTGGGTCTCCACACTATGTTCAGTTTTTACCTGAGGTAATGGAACTGGATGTCTTTAAGGAAGGTCGAAATATCCGTTACAATGACCGTTTCAAGGCTACAGGAACCAATGTCAACTTCGTAGAGCAAACAGCGCCTCAATCACTGACAGTTCGTACATACGAAAGAGGTGTAGAGGACGAAACACTCTCATGTGGTACTGGCGTTACAGCTTGTGCAATTGCGGCAAGCCTACAAGGTGCCAGCAGCCCTGTTGCTGTCAAAGTGATGGGCGGTCAGCTTCAAGTCTCTTTCGACAAAGAAGGTGAGCAATACAGTAATGTATTTTTGATCGGTCCTGCACAGATGGTATTTAAAGGAGAATGGTCTCTGTAA
- a CDS encoding OmpA family protein produces MRQTSALLLLIGLVAMVGCRSALQSADRRFERGEYNTAINIYDDILKKGSLPESKQKIAYYRMGESYRLSNRLVEAMPYYKQAKDLGYVPDGVKYYYAMGLKQKGEYDKAVNLFNEYIREGQNFDLQRLARTEVKAIEEIKKLQEPDPFIFINNCASLNTSQAEYSPIYWNDQLVYTAARDTDIIYEGTGGGYTDLYLYNYMESPDSCAGTSIYLDSLVNTPGLHEASATFSKDGKTMIFARSSSAKRKEEYKEVNLYESVWNGDAWSDPVLIPISLPDQWDACPALSPNGETLYFASNRPGGYGGVDIYRATKDYKGEWGNVRNMGSKINSRGNEMFPYVSKDGKLYYSSDGLPGLGGLDLFVATRKDGKISVKNMGAPFNSPADDFGISFKDKKNGVFTSNRESDMAKGNDDIYFFEDRTPLLKPIRYFLAGTAVEKKDTTEVILANVSLQLVDEGGKIIDEVTSDEKGYFRFTPQLVMGPEYEIVSDKVNYLKDTTSYTTADKEVEQEDVKDRPEKIVDIVLETKVDLTKDFYEELIREGEITLNNIYYDFDKWDIRSDAAKELDKLVQFLRQHPEVKIELGSHTDDRGGDRYNQKLSQKRAESAVEYLTYRGIDASRLVPRGYGEEQPVIYNAQTEEEHQLNRRTTIALLEGEEIFDQY; encoded by the coding sequence ATGAGACAAACCAGTGCGCTGCTCTTACTGATTGGCTTGGTTGCCATGGTCGGCTGTAGATCAGCCCTACAATCAGCTGATAGACGCTTTGAACGAGGAGAATACAATACCGCAATCAACATCTATGATGACATCCTGAAAAAAGGCTCCTTGCCTGAAAGCAAGCAGAAAATTGCCTATTACAGAATGGGAGAATCCTACCGCCTTTCCAATAGGCTTGTAGAAGCTATGCCCTACTATAAGCAAGCAAAAGACCTAGGATATGTTCCCGATGGCGTGAAATACTATTACGCAATGGGTCTGAAACAGAAAGGTGAATACGACAAAGCTGTCAACCTGTTCAACGAATACATCCGTGAAGGACAGAATTTTGACCTTCAACGCCTGGCTCGAACCGAAGTCAAAGCCATAGAAGAAATCAAAAAACTCCAAGAGCCTGACCCTTTTATCTTTATCAACAACTGCGCTTCCCTTAATACTTCACAAGCAGAATACTCACCAATCTACTGGAACGACCAATTGGTTTATACCGCAGCACGAGACACTGATATCATTTATGAAGGTACTGGTGGAGGCTATACAGACCTATACCTGTACAATTACATGGAATCTCCAGACAGTTGTGCCGGTACTTCCATTTACTTGGATTCACTTGTCAACACCCCTGGCTTACATGAGGCTTCTGCCACATTCAGCAAGGATGGTAAAACCATGATATTTGCACGAAGCAGTTCTGCTAAACGGAAAGAAGAGTATAAGGAAGTAAACCTTTATGAGTCTGTTTGGAATGGAGATGCTTGGTCTGACCCTGTATTAATTCCTATCAGCTTGCCTGATCAATGGGATGCTTGTCCGGCTCTTTCGCCAAATGGTGAAACGCTTTACTTCGCTTCCAATCGTCCAGGAGGCTACGGAGGGGTCGATATTTACCGTGCAACCAAAGACTATAAAGGAGAATGGGGCAATGTCCGTAATATGGGTAGCAAGATCAATTCAAGAGGTAATGAGATGTTCCCTTACGTTAGCAAGGATGGCAAACTTTATTACTCTTCTGATGGTTTACCAGGTTTAGGAGGATTGGATTTATTTGTCGCTACCCGTAAAGATGGTAAGATCTCTGTCAAGAATATGGGGGCGCCATTCAACTCTCCTGCAGACGATTTCGGCATCAGTTTCAAGGATAAGAAAAACGGTGTATTTACATCGAATAGAGAAAGTGATATGGCCAAAGGCAATGACGACATCTATTTCTTTGAAGACCGTACTCCACTCCTCAAACCTATTAGGTACTTCCTTGCTGGTACAGCAGTAGAAAAGAAAGACACAACTGAAGTGATTTTAGCCAATGTCAGTTTACAGCTAGTAGATGAAGGTGGTAAAATTATCGATGAAGTTACTTCGGATGAAAAAGGATATTTCCGTTTTACCCCACAGCTCGTAATGGGACCTGAATATGAAATTGTATCTGACAAGGTTAACTACCTTAAGGATACTACATCCTATACCACAGCTGATAAGGAGGTAGAACAGGAAGATGTAAAAGACCGTCCTGAGAAGATTGTCGATATTGTACTTGAAACAAAGGTTGACCTAACAAAAGACTTCTATGAGGAGTTAATACGTGAAGGTGAAATCACTCTGAACAATATCTACTATGATTTTGACAAATGGGATATTCGTTCAGATGCCGCCAAGGAGCTCGACAAATTGGTACAGTTCCTTCGCCAACACCCTGAGGTGAAGATTGAACTGGGTTCACATACTGACGACAGAGGTGGTGACCGCTACAACCAGAAGCTGTCACAGAAAAGGGCCGAATCTGCTGTGGAATACCTCACTTACAGAGGAATTGATGCTAGCCGCTTGGTACCACGCGGATACGGAGAAGAACAACCAGTAATCTATAATGCCCAAACTGAAGAAGAACATCAGCTAAACAGGCGTACTACAATAGCGTTACTGGAAGGAGAAGAGATATTTGATCAATATTAA